One genomic window of Thermococcus indicus includes the following:
- a CDS encoding radical SAM/SPASM domain-containing protein gives MGGDGFVSSLYLDKVLDEYILFSPKTLHLIRLDAESYELLDSIRKRGVEEGVSEFLKKHPEISPQDVDRVIEGLKALSAVPPYLSVDSKSSEVVPTSVALYLTSACNFKCVYCYEQQHGIPLFMIRDENDADGIIEFLLSRGSSKLSVGFFGGEPLLNFRMLRYIAETLSRRAASRGKTVNFSITTNGYLITPSVVDFFKRFRFNVVLSMDGPREIQNHNRPTKTGDPTFDVVMKNLRLLLTSGVPVTVRATILPEQIDRYFEIFRFFVENGVRSVHIEPASIGSDSFREIVSPLKEQLKLIAEYELEHIEETEMFRYSHFRKYFTILASRRSLVYPCGAGRKLFGVSSDGKLYPCQRFVGMDEFVVGDVRSGVNVDSEVIQKILRNPPREPCNHCWAYPLCRGGCYYINYMYSGDIHKPDPYYCEFIRELIRLSMWLYVKVKRNHPVIFEKMLKSLDYYSPPSGVSEASADESKIKKEVGEVWSSRS, from the coding sequence ATGGGCGGCGATGGATTTGTTAGTTCATTATATCTTGACAAGGTACTCGATGAGTACATTCTGTTCTCGCCAAAGACGCTCCACCTTATCCGGCTAGATGCTGAGAGCTATGAACTGCTTGATTCCATCAGAAAGCGCGGAGTCGAAGAGGGCGTTAGTGAGTTCTTGAAAAAACACCCTGAAATCAGCCCTCAAGATGTGGACCGGGTGATAGAAGGCCTGAAGGCCTTAAGCGCGGTTCCTCCTTACTTGAGCGTGGACTCTAAATCGTCCGAGGTTGTTCCAACTTCCGTTGCCCTCTACCTGACGAGTGCGTGTAACTTTAAATGCGTGTATTGTTATGAGCAGCAGCACGGGATTCCGCTGTTTATGATACGTGATGAAAATGATGCAGATGGCATAATTGAGTTTTTGCTTTCCAGGGGGTCATCCAAACTGTCAGTTGGTTTCTTCGGGGGTGAGCCTCTCCTGAACTTCCGCATGCTCAGATACATTGCCGAGACTCTTTCGCGGAGGGCAGCTTCCCGGGGGAAGACCGTTAATTTCAGCATCACCACAAACGGTTACTTGATAACGCCTTCTGTTGTGGATTTCTTCAAAAGATTCCGCTTTAACGTCGTTCTCAGCATGGACGGACCCAGGGAGATACAGAATCACAACAGGCCCACGAAAACTGGGGATCCAACGTTTGACGTTGTAATGAAAAACCTCCGGCTCCTGCTTACCAGTGGTGTTCCTGTGACTGTGAGGGCAACGATACTTCCGGAGCAGATTGACAGGTATTTTGAAATTTTTAGATTTTTTGTGGAAAACGGCGTTAGGAGTGTTCACATTGAGCCCGCATCTATCGGCTCAGATAGTTTCCGCGAGATAGTCTCACCACTGAAGGAACAACTGAAGCTCATTGCCGAGTACGAACTCGAGCACATCGAGGAGACGGAGATGTTTAGGTACTCCCACTTCAGGAAGTACTTCACGATCCTCGCCTCAAGGCGTTCCCTTGTCTATCCTTGCGGCGCTGGCAGGAAACTTTTTGGTGTATCCTCGGACGGAAAGCTTTACCCATGTCAGAGGTTCGTGGGAATGGACGAGTTCGTCGTGGGAGACGTTAGATCGGGTGTCAATGTTGATTCAGAGGTGATACAAAAGATACTTCGCAATCCTCCGAGGGAACCGTGCAACCACTGCTGGGCCTATCCATTGTGCAGGGGAGGCTGTTACTACATAAACTACATGTATTCTGGGGACATTCACAAACCTGATCCCTATTACTGCGAGTTCATTAGAGAGCTTATACGGCTTTCCATGTGGCTTTACGTCAAGGTTAAGAGAAATCACCCTGTGATTTTCGAGAAGATGTTGAAATCACTTGATTACTACTCACCCCCTTCCGGGGTGAGCGAGGCTTCGGCCGATGAGTCAAAAATTAAAAAGGAGGTGGGTGAAGTATGGAGTTCGAGGTCGTGA
- a CDS encoding fumarylacetoacetate hydrolase family protein, with protein MVRLPFRDTYYELRPSKIVALAKNYAEHAREMESDVPKSPVFFLKPPSALIGPGDPIILPRMSRRVDHEVELAVIIGKRARRVPREKAFDYVLGYTILLDITARDLQAEARERGLPWSLAKGFDTFAPVGPRTVDRRELDIADLEIGLRVNGELRQLGRTSEMVFKVPELIEYISSVMTLEPGDIIATGTPAGVGPLRHGDRVEAWIEGIGKVEFDVLAEGSILC; from the coding sequence ATGGTGCGCCTTCCCTTCCGTGACACATACTATGAACTCCGTCCGAGCAAAATAGTGGCTCTGGCCAAGAACTACGCCGAACATGCCAGGGAGATGGAGAGCGACGTTCCCAAAAGCCCCGTCTTCTTCCTCAAGCCTCCGAGCGCGCTGATAGGCCCCGGCGACCCGATAATCTTGCCCAGAATGAGCAGGAGAGTAGACCACGAGGTCGAGCTTGCCGTCATAATCGGGAAACGGGCCAGACGAGTGCCGAGGGAAAAGGCGTTCGATTACGTCCTCGGCTACACGATACTGCTGGACATAACCGCCCGCGATCTCCAGGCCGAGGCGAGGGAGAGGGGCCTCCCATGGAGCCTGGCCAAAGGCTTCGACACCTTTGCCCCGGTCGGCCCTAGAACAGTGGACAGGCGCGAGTTGGACATAGCGGACCTTGAAATCGGCCTCAGGGTGAACGGCGAACTCAGGCAACTCGGAAGGACGAGCGAGATGGTTTTCAAGGTTCCCGAGCTGATAGAGTACATAAGCTCCGTCATGACGCTGGAGCCTGGCGATATAATCGCAACGGGAACGCCGGCTGGAGTAGGCCCGCTCAGGCACGGCGATAGAGTTGAGGCGTGGATAGAGGGCATAGGTAAGGTCGAGTTTGATGTTCTGGCCGAGGGTTCGATACTCTGCTGA
- a CDS encoding tryptophan--tRNA ligase, giving the protein MDDFKVTPWDVEGVVDYAKLIEEFGTSPLTDGLIEKTAELTKSELPIYFRRRFFFSHRDYDKVLADYESGKGFFLYTGRGPSGPMHIGHIIPFFATKWLQEKFGVNLYIQITDDEKFLFKDKLTFDDTKRWAYDNILDIIAVGFDPDKTFIFQDSEFTKIYEMAIPIAKKINYSMAKAVFGFTEQSKIGMIFYPAIQAAPTFFEKKRCLIPAAIDQDPYWRLQRDFAESLGYYKTAAIHSKFVPGLMGLEGKMSASKPETAVYLTDDPEEAGKKIWKYALTGGRATAKEQREKGGEPEKCVVFKWFEIFFEEDDKKLMERYHACKNGELLCGQCKRELIERVQEFLKEHQKKRKEAEKKVEKFKYTGELAREQWDKSIPEPLR; this is encoded by the coding sequence ATGGACGACTTTAAGGTCACCCCATGGGACGTTGAGGGTGTCGTGGACTACGCTAAGCTGATAGAGGAGTTCGGGACGAGCCCGCTGACCGACGGGCTGATAGAGAAAACCGCAGAGCTGACGAAGAGCGAGCTTCCCATCTACTTCCGGAGGAGGTTCTTCTTCTCCCACAGGGACTACGATAAAGTTTTAGCGGACTACGAGAGCGGAAAGGGCTTCTTCCTCTACACCGGCAGAGGCCCGAGCGGACCGATGCACATCGGCCATATCATCCCCTTCTTCGCCACCAAGTGGCTCCAGGAGAAGTTCGGCGTGAACCTCTACATCCAGATAACCGACGACGAGAAGTTCCTCTTCAAGGACAAGCTCACCTTCGACGACACCAAGAGATGGGCCTACGACAACATCCTCGACATCATAGCCGTCGGCTTCGACCCGGACAAGACCTTCATCTTCCAGGACAGCGAGTTCACTAAGATATACGAGATGGCGATACCGATAGCGAAGAAGATAAACTACTCGATGGCCAAGGCTGTCTTCGGCTTCACCGAGCAGAGCAAGATAGGAATGATTTTCTACCCGGCCATACAGGCCGCTCCAACCTTCTTCGAGAAGAAGCGCTGTCTCATCCCGGCGGCGATAGACCAGGATCCCTACTGGAGGCTCCAGAGGGACTTCGCGGAAAGCCTCGGCTACTACAAAACGGCGGCGATTCACTCAAAATTCGTCCCTGGTTTAATGGGCCTCGAGGGCAAGATGAGCGCGAGCAAGCCCGAAACTGCCGTATACCTCACCGACGACCCGGAGGAAGCCGGAAAGAAGATATGGAAGTACGCCCTCACCGGGGGCAGGGCAACCGCCAAGGAGCAGCGCGAGAAAGGTGGCGAGCCTGAGAAGTGCGTCGTCTTCAAGTGGTTCGAGATATTCTTTGAGGAAGACGACAAGAAGCTCATGGAGCGCTATCATGCGTGCAAGAACGGCGAGCTCCTCTGCGGCCAGTGCAAGCGCGAGCTGATCGAGAGGGTTCAGGAGTTCCTGAAGGAGCACCAGAAGAAGCGCAAGGAGGCCGAGAAGAAGGTCGAGAAGTTCAAGTACACGGGCGAGCTGGCGAGGGAGCAGTGGGATAAGAGCATCCCGGAGCCCCTCAGGTGA
- a CDS encoding cell division protein: MEMKKLVGNVLLTVGLVAGAITAARIPPMWGGLAASLAVMGAGIFLRRQGAKEELHRAAQSGTGGVRELERLLTDALGRIERIMDAPREKAVEELTGILEELDEFAEKAQPLRIEGLMTYGTIMSVFSRGERALNRAWSAFADGYENEGRRYLRYSYDDLKETLSAVKALKV, from the coding sequence ATGGAAATGAAGAAGCTCGTTGGAAACGTCCTGCTCACGGTAGGCCTCGTTGCCGGCGCGATAACCGCCGCCAGGATACCGCCCATGTGGGGCGGCTTGGCCGCTTCCCTGGCCGTCATGGGGGCGGGCATCTTCCTCAGGCGCCAGGGTGCGAAGGAGGAGCTCCACAGGGCGGCCCAGAGTGGAACCGGAGGCGTCAGGGAGCTTGAGAGGCTCCTCACCGATGCCCTTGGCAGGATCGAGAGGATAATGGACGCCCCGCGCGAGAAGGCCGTTGAAGAACTCACCGGAATCCTCGAGGAGCTCGATGAGTTCGCCGAGAAGGCGCAGCCCCTCAGGATAGAGGGCCTCATGACCTACGGAACCATCATGAGCGTCTTCAGCAGGGGCGAGAGGGCCCTCAACAGGGCCTGGAGCGCCTTCGCCGACGGCTATGAAAACGAGGGAAGGAGATACCTCCGCTACAGCTACGACGACCTCAAGGAGACCCTCAGCGCAGTCAAGGCGCTGAAGGTCTGA
- a CDS encoding OPT family oligopeptide transporter, which produces MADANWKVGEASWKRKDSDETYREVTPAAIILGVIWGAFMAASFTYAGMIMGFTSGGSAIAAIVGWGVLRGILKKGTVVENNIVQTIASAVNISVSGVIFTIPALYIMGLHQEINTTYFFLATAAGAILGITFIIPLRKQMIEIDRLRFPTGTAVATVLKTPGSGIEKARLLFLGMAVSAAVYLVQQFPVLGLPEIIPEYIDLGAILHLPEWVSLAMALSLMVFGMGLITGRNGLIVLAGGILSYYIITPIVKTLGWLPSDVTGGAISGFVYANMTRPLGIGMLLGGSIAGLILSMPVIIVALRSIANASKLGTGRNEELPIKYLYAGITLAFLLLLVTTYQLGNLGIGRSLLTALVGVAWIFVASLLVAMSTGMTDWSPVSGLSLVSVMILLYLTGKQVPLTILLGATVGVAISGAADMMQDLKTGHLVGGIPSRQQKVELLTAWIGPIIALTVVGLIWKAYGIGNEMVPAPQAMALKSMVDAILGGNVPVDKFIAGGILGFALSMSGIPGLGVLVGLSMYLPMLYILPYGLGCIVHEIAKRKKGNEFITEKVLPVAAGLMVGEAAMTLLFAVLTVMGVLHP; this is translated from the coding sequence ATGGCCGATGCCAACTGGAAGGTTGGAGAAGCGAGCTGGAAGCGTAAGGATTCGGACGAGACCTACCGCGAAGTGACGCCCGCCGCTATAATACTGGGTGTCATCTGGGGCGCCTTCATGGCCGCCAGCTTCACCTACGCGGGAATGATAATGGGCTTCACCTCCGGCGGTTCAGCCATAGCTGCCATCGTCGGATGGGGAGTCCTCAGGGGAATCCTCAAGAAGGGAACCGTCGTCGAGAACAACATCGTCCAGACCATAGCCTCTGCCGTCAACATCTCCGTTTCGGGAGTCATCTTCACCATCCCGGCGCTCTACATCATGGGCCTGCACCAGGAGATAAACACGACCTACTTCTTCCTCGCCACCGCGGCCGGAGCGATACTGGGAATCACCTTCATAATCCCGCTGAGGAAGCAGATGATCGAGATTGACAGGCTTCGCTTCCCGACCGGAACGGCCGTTGCCACCGTCCTCAAGACCCCGGGAAGCGGAATCGAGAAGGCCAGGCTGCTCTTCCTCGGCATGGCCGTCAGCGCGGCCGTCTATCTGGTCCAGCAGTTCCCGGTGCTCGGCCTCCCGGAGATAATCCCCGAGTACATCGACCTTGGAGCCATACTCCACCTCCCCGAGTGGGTCAGCCTTGCCATGGCCCTCTCGCTGATGGTCTTCGGAATGGGCCTCATCACCGGAAGGAACGGTCTCATAGTCCTCGCCGGTGGAATACTCTCCTACTACATCATCACACCCATAGTTAAGACCCTCGGCTGGCTCCCGAGCGACGTCACCGGCGGAGCAATCAGCGGTTTCGTCTACGCCAACATGACCAGGCCGCTCGGCATTGGTATGCTCCTCGGCGGCTCGATAGCCGGGCTGATACTCTCGATGCCCGTCATCATAGTCGCCCTCAGGAGCATAGCCAACGCGAGCAAGCTCGGAACCGGAAGGAACGAGGAGCTCCCGATAAAGTACCTCTACGCCGGAATAACCCTCGCCTTCCTGCTGCTCCTCGTCACCACCTACCAGCTGGGCAACCTCGGCATCGGCAGGAGTCTGCTAACTGCCCTCGTCGGCGTCGCCTGGATATTCGTCGCCTCACTGCTCGTCGCCATGTCCACCGGAATGACCGACTGGAGCCCGGTTTCCGGTCTCTCCCTCGTGTCGGTCATGATACTCCTCTACCTCACCGGCAAGCAGGTGCCGCTGACCATACTCCTCGGAGCCACCGTCGGTGTCGCCATCTCCGGCGCCGCCGACATGATGCAGGACCTCAAGACCGGCCACCTCGTTGGCGGTATTCCCTCCAGGCAGCAGAAGGTTGAGCTCCTCACCGCCTGGATAGGGCCGATAATAGCCCTCACCGTCGTTGGCCTCATATGGAAGGCCTACGGCATCGGAAACGAGATGGTCCCGGCGCCGCAGGCCATGGCCCTCAAGTCCATGGTCGATGCCATCCTCGGCGGCAACGTCCCGGTTGACAAGTTCATCGCGGGAGGAATCCTCGGCTTCGCCCTCTCCATGAGCGGAATACCGGGACTCGGAGTCCTCGTCGGCCTGTCGATGTACCTGCCGATGCTCTACATCCTGCCCTACGGACTCGGCTGTATCGTCCACGAGATAGCCAAGAGGAAGAAGGGCAACGAGTTCATAACCGAGAAGGTGCTCCCGGTCGCGGCCGGACTCATGGTCGGAGAGGCGGCAATGACGCTCCTCTTCGCGGTCCTGACCGTTATGGGAGTGCTCCACCCGTGA
- the trm14 gene encoding tRNA (guanine(6)-N2)-methyltransferase: MRLLLTTSQGIEDLAKAEVENLLSGLGVPFRVEEKPLGVEGRILAEVGEALYTDEKGRKRELSVSTYLNERSRLLHRVIVEIASERFEGIGEEEPDLALRRIEEFVSELPVERYVKVSEPFAVRSFRKGEHKITSLDISKTVGKAIFERLERFGKPKVNLDHPAVIFRAELVGEVFFLGIDTTGDSSLHKRPWRVYDHPAHLKASIANALIELAKPDGGPFIDPFCGSGTIPIELALRGYDGRIVGLEKYRKHLIGAKMNALSAGVLERIEFILGDATKLSEYVERVDFAVSNLPYGLKIGRKSMIPGLYSAFFQELSKVLEKRGVFITTEKRAIEKAMTENGFEIKHHRLIGHGGLMVHTYVIE; encoded by the coding sequence ATGAGGCTCCTGCTCACCACTTCACAGGGAATCGAGGATCTTGCAAAGGCCGAGGTCGAGAACCTGCTCTCGGGCCTTGGAGTTCCGTTTCGTGTGGAGGAGAAGCCACTTGGCGTTGAGGGGAGAATTCTCGCTGAAGTCGGCGAAGCCCTCTACACCGACGAGAAGGGAAGGAAGAGGGAGCTGAGCGTTTCAACCTATCTTAACGAGCGCTCAAGGCTCCTTCACAGAGTAATAGTCGAGATAGCGAGCGAGCGCTTTGAGGGGATCGGGGAAGAGGAACCCGACCTTGCCCTCAGGAGGATAGAGGAGTTCGTCTCGGAACTTCCAGTGGAAAGGTACGTCAAGGTGAGCGAACCCTTTGCGGTGCGCTCCTTCAGGAAGGGCGAACACAAGATAACGAGCCTCGACATATCAAAGACCGTTGGAAAAGCTATATTCGAGAGGCTTGAGCGCTTCGGAAAGCCAAAGGTCAACCTCGACCATCCGGCGGTCATATTCCGGGCGGAGCTGGTTGGGGAGGTTTTCTTCCTCGGAATAGACACAACCGGAGACAGCTCCCTTCACAAGAGGCCGTGGCGCGTTTACGACCACCCAGCCCACCTCAAGGCCAGCATAGCCAACGCACTGATTGAGCTGGCAAAACCGGACGGCGGCCCATTCATCGACCCATTCTGTGGGAGCGGTACGATTCCTATAGAACTGGCCCTGAGGGGCTACGATGGACGGATAGTCGGCCTGGAGAAGTATAGAAAGCACCTGATTGGGGCAAAAATGAACGCCCTCTCCGCAGGAGTCCTGGAGCGGATAGAATTCATACTCGGCGACGCCACCAAGCTGAGCGAATACGTCGAGAGGGTGGACTTCGCGGTGAGCAACCTTCCCTACGGCCTTAAAATAGGCAGAAAGAGCATGATCCCCGGGCTTTACTCGGCTTTCTTCCAGGAGCTCTCAAAGGTTCTCGAAAAGCGCGGTGTATTTATAACGACGGAGAAGAGGGCGATAGAGAAGGCGATGACCGAGAACGGCTTCGAGATCAAGCACCACCGCCTCATCGGCCACGGCGGGCTCATGGTACACACCTACGTAATAGAATAG